Proteins encoded within one genomic window of Phototrophicus methaneseepsis:
- a CDS encoding SDR family NAD(P)-dependent oxidoreductase — translation MLIDLTDQVALVTGSAHRVGRAIALELAKCGVNIQVHYNNSNANEVRDTLHEIKSEGVDAFAVQADISQPDGVEKVMEAVKENFGKLNILVNSASLFPTMDLLEVSLESWNETMNVNLRAPFLFTQAAAHYMAENEPSGGNIVNICDQGAFAPWPKHPQHGISKAGLWMLTQVSAVSLGPDIRVNAVAPGPVVKSSDMTDEQWTQMGNDLPLKRTGSPADVGRAVVYLCQNSFLTGILLPVNGGEHLVVPHGKNK, via the coding sequence ATGCTTATCGACCTGACAGATCAAGTCGCGCTGGTCACCGGGTCCGCACACCGGGTTGGGCGCGCCATTGCATTGGAACTGGCTAAATGCGGTGTGAACATCCAGGTACACTACAACAACAGCAACGCCAACGAAGTCCGGGATACCCTGCATGAAATCAAGTCAGAAGGCGTTGATGCCTTCGCCGTGCAAGCCGATATTAGCCAGCCCGATGGCGTCGAAAAAGTCATGGAAGCGGTTAAAGAGAACTTCGGCAAGTTAAATATCCTCGTCAACAGCGCCTCTTTATTTCCCACTATGGACCTGCTCGAAGTCAGCCTAGAAAGCTGGAACGAGACGATGAACGTCAACCTGCGGGCACCCTTCCTGTTTACACAGGCAGCAGCGCACTACATGGCGGAAAATGAGCCTTCTGGCGGTAATATCGTCAACATTTGCGACCAGGGCGCGTTTGCTCCGTGGCCCAAACATCCGCAGCATGGCATCAGTAAAGCGGGCCTATGGATGCTGACGCAGGTTAGCGCCGTCAGCCTGGGGCCAGATATTCGCGTCAACGCGGTTGCCCCTGGCCCGGTGGTGAAATCCAGCGATATGACAGACGAACAATGGACGCAAATGGGGAATGATCTACCGCTCAAACGGACCGGCTCCCCAGCTGATGTGGGCCGTGCGGTCGTCTACCTGTGCCAGAACAGCTTCCTTACAGGGATTTTGCTGCCCGTCAACGGCGGCGAACATCTCGTGGTACCCCATGGTAAAAACAAATAA
- a CDS encoding cytochrome C oxidase subunit IV family protein, with protein sequence MADGKRADEQQPEDNEVEEVISEKNVGDTRTPNEIAAESQGKLEATDGGEVEPTPGYSEGEAERVEGEDAVAETTRDVLEASEKAADSEPVKAWDHAIDNVMETMSEGADLDPFAHNQHSYSDTVALPVLGTVTLPGGIYTAVYISLGVFTLLEVLIAEIFATSGIKIALLMAIAVVKATLVIWFYMHLNYDARKNPLLYIVLLLPLTVTMLSIFYLLGVPSLGGLGYGAVY encoded by the coding sequence ATGGCAGACGGAAAACGAGCAGACGAACAACAACCGGAAGATAACGAAGTCGAAGAAGTGATTTCTGAAAAGAATGTCGGCGATACACGTACGCCTAATGAAATCGCAGCAGAATCGCAAGGCAAGCTAGAAGCAACCGATGGCGGCGAAGTCGAACCAACACCGGGCTACAGCGAAGGCGAAGCAGAGCGCGTTGAAGGCGAAGATGCCGTCGCTGAGACAACACGCGACGTGCTAGAAGCCAGCGAAAAAGCAGCGGATTCCGAGCCTGTGAAGGCGTGGGACCATGCGATCGACAACGTTATGGAAACCATGAGCGAAGGCGCTGATCTTGATCCATTCGCGCATAATCAACACAGTTACAGTGATACAGTCGCCTTGCCTGTACTCGGCACAGTCACGCTGCCGGGTGGCATCTACACCGCTGTATACATCTCCCTGGGTGTCTTTACCCTGCTGGAAGTGCTCATCGCAGAAATCTTCGCCACGAGCGGCATCAAGATTGCGCTGTTGATGGCAATCGCTGTCGTCAAAGCGACATTGGTGATCTGGTTCTATATGCACCTAAACTATGATGCACGCAAAAACCCGCTGCTATATATCGTGTTGCTGCTGCCGCTCACCGTGACGATGCTCTCTATCTTCTACCTGCTTGGCGTGCCTTCCCTGGGCGGCCTCGGTTACGGTGCAGTCTACTAA
- a CDS encoding cytochrome c oxidase subunit 3, with amino-acid sequence MANVALSAEHHEHGAHHYDDVAEKNNNKKLAMWLYLASEIVIFSIMIVGYAIYRLNEPLAISNIHESLGIVLVTINTFLLLTSSWAMVMGLRAIEMGNRTRFMQWIGLTALLGAVFIGGQWMEYRELANLNLALQRTDITLQDEIFHSSLEIEEVADGYQVTVLNPALVRDLELSFDTERFNETTVLTDAEYTEFNDALTDDVVDATANFGMRFYAPTAFHGAHVVIGVLLALHVLYLGSKGFYDDNSIGVELFGLYWHFVDVVWILLFTLIYLV; translated from the coding sequence ATGGCAAACGTCGCATTAAGCGCCGAGCATCATGAGCATGGCGCCCACCACTATGATGATGTGGCGGAAAAGAACAACAACAAAAAACTGGCGATGTGGCTCTATCTCGCCAGCGAAATCGTCATCTTCTCAATTATGATCGTTGGCTATGCCATTTATCGTCTGAATGAGCCGCTGGCGATCAGCAACATTCACGAGTCACTCGGCATTGTGCTGGTGACGATTAACACGTTCCTGCTGCTAACCAGTAGCTGGGCCATGGTGATGGGCCTGCGCGCTATCGAAATGGGCAATCGTACGCGCTTCATGCAGTGGATTGGCCTGACAGCCCTTCTGGGTGCCGTCTTCATCGGTGGGCAGTGGATGGAATATCGGGAGCTTGCCAATCTCAATCTGGCATTACAGCGCACCGATATCACCCTCCAGGACGAAATTTTCCATAGCTCTCTGGAAATTGAAGAAGTCGCGGATGGCTACCAGGTCACCGTTTTGAACCCCGCCCTGGTGCGCGATTTGGAACTGAGCTTTGATACAGAGCGCTTTAACGAGACCACCGTACTCACCGATGCAGAATATACCGAGTTCAACGATGCGCTCACAGATGACGTGGTTGATGCAACGGCTAACTTCGGCATGCGTTTTTATGCACCGACGGCCTTCCATGGTGCCCATGTGGTCATCGGCGTGCTATTGGCGCTGCATGTGCTCTATCTCGGCAGCAAGGGCTTTTATGATGACAATTCAATTGGTGTAGAGCTGTTCGGCCTGTATTGGCACTTCGTCGATGTGGTCTGGATTTTGCTATTCACACTGATTTACCTGGTTTAG
- a CDS encoding cytochrome c oxidase subunit 3, with translation MDNYRPTTAEERKQRAREQAEQAQRMRERNNRMGLAIFQGSWIMAFVCLALIYVLMGAAPGWRPEDGQRPDILIPTIATVALLVSTWLARHAWQAVTRDEVQRFLNEWMIAIGLAGVFFVIMLTQFFALTPAANDLQYVELYRLMIGYHAIHTLVIGGMMVQVWRYGKAGRYHSGNHWTVEAALKLWYFVTAAWLIFYVVLYWI, from the coding sequence ATGGATAATTACCGCCCTACAACGGCGGAAGAGAGAAAACAACGAGCACGCGAGCAAGCTGAACAAGCTCAGCGGATGCGTGAACGCAATAATCGGATGGGCTTAGCGATCTTCCAGGGGTCCTGGATCATGGCCTTTGTTTGTCTTGCCCTGATTTATGTGTTGATGGGTGCAGCCCCCGGCTGGCGGCCAGAAGATGGGCAACGACCGGACATCCTCATCCCAACCATTGCGACCGTTGCATTACTCGTGAGCACATGGCTGGCACGGCATGCGTGGCAGGCCGTCACCCGTGACGAAGTACAGCGCTTTCTCAATGAGTGGATGATTGCCATCGGGTTGGCGGGCGTGTTCTTCGTGATTATGCTGACGCAGTTCTTCGCGCTCACACCTGCTGCAAACGATTTACAATACGTGGAGCTGTACCGCCTGATGATTGGCTATCATGCCATTCATACGCTCGTCATTGGCGGGATGATGGTACAGGTCTGGCGTTATGGAAAAGCTGGACGTTACCATAGTGGCAACCATTGGACGGTAGAAGCAGCGCTTAAGCTGTGGTACTTCGTCACAGCCGCTTGGCTTATTTTTTATGTGGTTCTGTATTGGATTTAA
- the ctaD gene encoding cytochrome c oxidase subunit I: MATISVPIGERQTQSLPHWTEYFRWSVDHKIIGVQYGVTALFFFIVGGALAMLIRWELLTPALDLMASGQAYNQLFTIHGTIMIFLFVIPMWGAFGNYLVPLQLGAGDMAFPWLNAFAFWLIPPAGILVIMGYFVGQAEAGWTAYPPLSTLFSGDGQTLWAMGAHLLGISSILGAINFIVTILNMRPEGMSIWKMPLYCWAQLAMSIIAVMATPFLAGALTLLLLDRVGGTSFFDATQGGDVLLWQNVFWFYSHPAVYIMILPGMGVLSEVLSTHSRKPIFGYRMIALSSMAIAIVGFFVWAHHMFTSLQPELRIPFMITTVIIAVPTGIKIFSWIGTVWGGKIHFTSAMLFSLGFLSMFVIGGISGVMLAAIPFNYQVHDTYFVVSHFHFVLFGGSVFAVYSGLYHWFPKVTGRMLNETMGRVHFVLTYLGFFFTFFPMHMAGMLGMPRRVAVYSPELQPWNVVISIFAFILGISTFVFIFNIFWSLARGRRAGANPWRALTLEWATTSPPPPWNFDEPPIPFEDPYGYGTEAATAYLDAIDRTFGIPEPPNPSVSGGDQADALPSPAGD; the protein is encoded by the coding sequence ATGGCAACTATCTCAGTGCCCATCGGGGAACGTCAAACCCAATCGCTGCCGCATTGGACAGAATATTTCCGGTGGTCAGTCGACCACAAGATTATTGGGGTGCAGTACGGTGTCACCGCTCTGTTCTTCTTCATTGTCGGTGGTGCCCTGGCGATGCTGATTCGCTGGGAACTGCTCACCCCTGCCCTGGATTTGATGGCAAGCGGTCAGGCTTATAACCAGCTCTTCACAATCCACGGCACCATCATGATCTTCTTGTTCGTGATACCGATGTGGGGGGCATTCGGCAATTATCTTGTGCCGTTGCAATTAGGGGCAGGGGATATGGCCTTCCCCTGGTTGAATGCCTTCGCCTTCTGGCTGATCCCGCCGGCGGGTATTCTGGTCATTATGGGTTATTTCGTTGGGCAGGCAGAAGCAGGCTGGACGGCTTACCCGCCCCTTTCGACCCTTTTCAGCGGTGACGGCCAGACGCTGTGGGCAATGGGTGCCCACCTGTTGGGTATTTCCTCCATCCTGGGTGCGATCAACTTCATCGTGACGATTTTAAACATGCGCCCTGAAGGCATGTCCATCTGGAAGATGCCGCTGTACTGCTGGGCACAATTGGCAATGAGCATCATCGCTGTGATGGCAACGCCCTTCCTTGCAGGTGCGCTAACGCTGCTGCTGCTGGATCGTGTCGGCGGGACGTCGTTCTTTGATGCGACCCAAGGCGGCGATGTGCTGCTGTGGCAAAATGTCTTCTGGTTCTATAGCCATCCAGCTGTCTATATCATGATTTTGCCGGGCATGGGCGTCCTCAGCGAAGTGCTCAGCACACACAGCCGCAAGCCTATCTTCGGCTATCGCATGATCGCGCTCAGTAGTATGGCGATTGCGATTGTGGGCTTCTTCGTGTGGGCGCACCACATGTTCACCAGCTTGCAGCCAGAACTGCGTATCCCCTTCATGATCACGACGGTGATTATCGCCGTACCAACGGGTATCAAGATATTCAGTTGGATCGGGACAGTCTGGGGTGGCAAAATCCATTTCACGAGCGCCATGCTCTTCTCGCTCGGCTTCCTATCGATGTTCGTTATCGGTGGTATCAGCGGCGTGATGCTGGCAGCAATTCCGTTCAACTATCAGGTACATGATACCTACTTCGTCGTCAGTCACTTCCACTTCGTGCTCTTCGGCGGGTCCGTGTTCGCGGTCTATAGTGGCTTGTACCACTGGTTCCCGAAGGTGACGGGCCGCATGTTGAACGAGACGATGGGACGCGTTCACTTTGTGCTGACGTACCTGGGCTTCTTCTTCACCTTCTTCCCGATGCATATGGCCGGTATGCTGGGCATGCCGCGTCGTGTCGCGGTTTACTCGCCGGAGCTACAGCCCTGGAATGTGGTGATCAGTATCTTCGCTTTCATCCTGGGTATCTCGACATTCGTGTTCATCTTCAACATATTCTGGAGTCTGGCACGTGGTCGTCGGGCAGGGGCCAATCCCTGGCGTGCGCTCACGCTGGAATGGGCCACCACATCGCCCCCACCACCCTGGAACTTCGACGAACCGCCTATTCCGTTCGAAGATCCCTATGGCTATGGTACGGAAGCAGCAACAGCTTACCTGGATGCGATTGACCGCACGTTTGGCATCCCGGAACCGCCCAATCCATCCGTTAGTGGTGGTGATCAAGCGGATGCGCTGCCCTCACCTGCGGGCGACTAG
- a CDS encoding cytochrome c oxidase subunit II transmembrane domain-containing protein: MATTQPQHDSESPLAGASLVGIVIFGVAMVIFGVVIAALFTHRVLPEQASEQAIATDGLFQILLAIGAMVFFLVQGLLLISVIRFRRPANDVSDGPNIHGNTTLEIVWTIIPAAVVVVLAILSYLVWVDNAAPRERTNFVNGQPIEINVTGQRFAWNFEYITNVALPDPDAPAPEEPGDDNAAAVPAEATEEVTEEATEEITPTEAVEEDATDEVADEATEEATEEATADETEVATEEVAETAEEATEEATESETEAEAEATDIAVVDATPETEVSDEEGTVPDTRESGDAELPVVETPRGDEPTVSFTTNSLYTYVGQNVELQMQTLDVIHSFWVPAMRVKQDLLPGKLTTIRFTPVETEEGFPYTTLVGPFDLMITENGTTTTRSFGEGTSIVARVQGDDAQGGQVSVELENGLEGTVDASLIQNRYARYRLNCAELCGGGHGEMFSWVIVYPNEESFLENFYDIQVYNELNPSEDPVVLGESVITGYACAGCHTLDSLGWTGQSAPVLNGIADRAAERAAAAGAASGADYIAQSIRLPQAFIAPGAWAVNMPIHDSTNDNINTYMPQEELDSIVAFLCSQTASGELADSTCGLESWEVDANNQLADTTAVTEELEALTEPYEE; encoded by the coding sequence ATGGCAACAACCCAACCACAGCACGATTCCGAGTCACCGCTTGCCGGAGCAAGTCTGGTAGGTATCGTCATCTTTGGCGTGGCAATGGTTATCTTTGGCGTTGTCATCGCCGCCTTGTTCACTCATCGAGTTTTACCAGAGCAAGCCTCAGAACAAGCCATAGCAACCGATGGTTTGTTCCAGATACTGCTGGCAATTGGCGCCATGGTTTTCTTCCTGGTGCAGGGCCTGCTTCTCATTAGCGTCATTCGCTTTCGCAGGCCAGCCAATGATGTGAGCGATGGCCCCAATATTCACGGTAACACCACGCTGGAGATTGTCTGGACGATCATCCCAGCCGCGGTTGTGGTTGTATTGGCGATCCTCTCCTATCTCGTCTGGGTTGATAATGCCGCCCCGCGCGAAAGGACCAACTTCGTCAACGGTCAGCCTATCGAAATCAACGTGACAGGCCAGCGCTTCGCCTGGAATTTTGAATATATCACCAACGTTGCCCTGCCAGACCCAGACGCACCAGCGCCAGAAGAACCCGGCGACGATAACGCCGCTGCCGTCCCGGCAGAGGCCACTGAAGAAGTGACCGAGGAAGCGACTGAAGAAATCACCCCAACAGAAGCTGTTGAGGAAGACGCCACGGACGAAGTGGCTGACGAAGCAACGGAAGAAGCCACTGAAGAAGCAACGGCTGACGAGACAGAAGTCGCTACTGAAGAAGTTGCCGAGACAGCAGAAGAGGCGACTGAAGAAGCCACTGAATCTGAAACTGAGGCAGAAGCTGAAGCAACGGATATAGCCGTTGTCGATGCCACGCCGGAAACTGAAGTGAGTGACGAAGAAGGTACGGTCCCGGATACACGTGAATCTGGAGATGCAGAACTGCCTGTCGTCGAGACGCCACGTGGCGATGAACCAACAGTCAGCTTCACCACCAACAGCCTCTACACGTATGTCGGCCAAAATGTCGAGCTGCAAATGCAGACGTTAGATGTTATTCATTCCTTCTGGGTGCCAGCAATGCGCGTCAAGCAGGATTTGCTGCCCGGTAAGCTGACAACCATCCGCTTCACACCTGTAGAAACGGAAGAAGGCTTCCCTTATACCACCCTCGTCGGTCCGTTTGATCTGATGATCACGGAAAACGGCACCACCACAACGCGCAGTTTTGGCGAAGGCACGAGTATTGTCGCCCGCGTCCAGGGTGATGATGCTCAGGGCGGTCAGGTGAGTGTTGAGCTTGAAAACGGGTTGGAAGGCACCGTTGATGCCTCACTTATCCAGAATCGTTATGCGCGTTACCGCCTCAACTGCGCGGAATTGTGCGGTGGTGGTCATGGAGAGATGTTCTCTTGGGTGATCGTGTATCCGAATGAAGAAAGCTTCCTGGAAAACTTCTACGATATCCAGGTCTATAATGAGCTGAACCCATCAGAAGACCCGGTTGTCCTGGGTGAGAGCGTCATCACAGGCTATGCTTGCGCAGGCTGCCATACGCTGGATTCGCTCGGCTGGACAGGCCAATCGGCCCCGGTGCTGAATGGTATCGCTGATCGTGCAGCAGAACGCGCAGCGGCAGCCGGTGCAGCGAGTGGCGCGGATTACATTGCACAGTCAATCCGTTTGCCGCAGGCCTTCATTGCACCAGGAGCTTGGGCAGTCAACATGCCAATACACGATAGCACAAATGACAACATCAACACCTATATGCCACAGGAAGAGCTCGATAGCATTGTCGCCTTCCTCTGCTCACAGACAGCAAGTGGCGAACTGGCAGATAGCACCTGTGGCCTGGAAAGCTGGGAAGTTGACGCCAATAACCAGTTGGCAGATACAACCGCCGTCACAGAAGAGCTGGAAGCGCTGACAGAGCCTTACGAAGAATAG
- a CDS encoding HEAT repeat domain-containing protein, producing MTEILEQAFDTLKAGNPEERAEAVTLLGEHAYAPAVPYLAQLVREADPGTRYLAAQALSKIGDEAESAVPDLLVALRFDDMFLRMAITAALINIGHPSVPGLVKALFDDNKAVRRASAKALGKIGSDRAIPPLEVACKDSDAAVRRFANEAIERIQTSVS from the coding sequence ATGACTGAAATTCTGGAACAGGCGTTTGATACGCTGAAGGCCGGAAACCCGGAAGAGCGCGCTGAAGCGGTGACATTGCTAGGTGAACACGCTTATGCGCCGGCAGTGCCTTATCTGGCACAGTTGGTCCGAGAAGCAGACCCTGGCACGCGCTATCTGGCAGCTCAGGCCCTATCTAAGATTGGTGACGAGGCTGAAAGCGCTGTCCCCGATTTGTTGGTGGCGCTGCGCTTCGATGATATGTTTTTGCGGATGGCGATTACCGCCGCGCTGATTAACATCGGCCACCCTTCCGTGCCTGGTTTGGTTAAGGCTCTGTTCGATGACAACAAAGCTGTGCGTCGTGCTTCGGCGAAGGCTCTGGGCAAGATCGGCAGTGACCGCGCGATTCCTCCGCTGGAAGTTGCTTGCAAAGATAGCGATGCCGCTGTGCGTCGCTTTGCGAATGAAGCGATTGAACGTATACAGACCAGCGTTTCCTGA
- a CDS encoding glycosyltransferase family 4 protein — translation MHIGILTAKLNAHSGWEHYGLALIESLQALGVRVTAVVPHNSDVMDGIEVQRLLPDVTPMESRFLLKLARCYPAVRQALHECDLIHNIVEVYAPLAAAVAGPRPHIMTVHGSYARYPQVRRWPVGPLYAWAYRQARMVCVSHYTEHILQQGIPGARTVVINNAVDAAHYANLPTLGVTKQGPTIVTAGGVKTRKGTLELVRAVAVVRDTIPDVQCVVLGSTETEKQTTAQVRAEVERLGLQDTVHLMGFVPDDTLRAWYGAADVFVLPSMNDGWKFEGFGLVHLEASAAGLPVIGTDNSGVVDAVDHNVTGLIVSQEYVAEALPEAIIALLRDPVRARRMGEAGRQKAQQQSWMHMAQQMVALYETRLYEARLSAK, via the coding sequence ATGCATATTGGTATTCTGACGGCAAAGCTCAATGCCCACAGTGGTTGGGAGCATTATGGCCTTGCCTTGATCGAATCGCTGCAAGCACTTGGCGTCCGTGTGACGGCTGTTGTGCCCCATAACAGCGATGTCATGGATGGCATCGAGGTGCAGCGGCTTTTACCCGATGTCACGCCAATGGAATCTCGCTTTTTGCTGAAGCTCGCACGTTGTTACCCCGCTGTGCGGCAGGCCCTGCATGAATGTGACCTCATTCATAACATTGTTGAAGTCTATGCCCCTCTGGCGGCGGCTGTTGCTGGCCCGCGACCTCATATCATGACAGTGCATGGCAGTTATGCCCGTTACCCGCAGGTGAGGCGCTGGCCCGTTGGGCCATTGTATGCATGGGCTTATCGTCAGGCGAGGATGGTTTGCGTCAGCCACTATACCGAGCATATTTTGCAACAGGGTATCCCAGGTGCCCGTACAGTCGTTATCAACAATGCGGTTGATGCAGCTCATTATGCCAATCTGCCAACGCTAGGGGTGACGAAACAAGGTCCGACTATTGTCACAGCAGGCGGCGTCAAGACGCGTAAGGGCACGCTGGAATTGGTGCGCGCCGTCGCAGTGGTGCGAGACACGATCCCGGATGTGCAGTGCGTGGTCTTAGGGTCTACGGAGACGGAGAAGCAGACCACAGCTCAGGTCCGTGCTGAAGTTGAGCGCCTGGGTTTGCAGGATACAGTCCACCTCATGGGCTTTGTGCCGGATGATACCCTGCGCGCTTGGTACGGAGCCGCGGATGTATTCGTTCTGCCTTCTATGAATGATGGTTGGAAGTTCGAAGGCTTTGGCCTAGTTCATCTGGAGGCCAGCGCAGCGGGGCTGCCTGTGATCGGCACAGATAATAGCGGGGTGGTTGATGCCGTTGACCACAATGTGACCGGACTCATCGTGAGCCAGGAGTATGTGGCGGAAGCTCTACCAGAGGCCATCATCGCCTTGCTGCGGGACCCAGTCCGTGCCCGGCGGATGGGCGAAGCGGGCCGCCAGAAGGCCCAACAGCAGTCATGGATGCATATGGCCCAGCAAATGGTCGCACTTTACGAAACGCGCCTTTACGAAGCACGACTTTCAGCAAAATAG
- a CDS encoding serine/threonine protein kinase, which yields METSGPLLNTEIGPYRCMQVLGEGINHKLYHAIEPETDRLIALRVIPLNPHQSDLQYKSATLVRHIQAINSAYTVPVIDFGIDDDVLYIASPDMPGGSLESRFKRFHQDKAVHKQGIPWPSLGSALYLVERIAHALDDVHSAGYVHGLVDPINIMFDKKGHGYLGELGISQLTKLIFRLGDTNSLYVSRYAAPELWQGNRPQPASDQYSLACLAYELFTGELPFSGQSIYTLMKQHTEDAVMPPRFVRPELPDTLTIPFWRALAKPMEERYGNVGEFVDDLREALPDVARDVSPFFTEPL from the coding sequence ATGGAAACCTCCGGCCCGCTGCTCAATACAGAGATAGGCCCCTACCGCTGTATGCAGGTGCTTGGAGAGGGTATCAATCACAAGTTGTATCATGCGATTGAGCCTGAAACAGACCGCCTGATCGCCCTACGCGTCATCCCTCTGAATCCCCATCAAAGCGACCTTCAATATAAATCAGCTACGCTGGTGAGGCACATCCAGGCGATTAATAGTGCTTACACGGTGCCCGTCATCGACTTTGGGATTGATGACGATGTGCTGTATATTGCATCTCCGGATATGCCCGGTGGCTCGCTAGAATCGCGCTTTAAGCGATTTCATCAGGATAAAGCTGTGCATAAGCAGGGTATTCCCTGGCCTTCATTAGGCAGCGCTCTCTATCTGGTAGAACGCATTGCCCACGCGCTCGATGATGTGCATTCCGCAGGTTATGTGCATGGCCTTGTCGACCCGATCAATATTATGTTCGATAAAAAGGGCCATGGTTACCTGGGCGAACTGGGTATTTCTCAGTTAACCAAGCTGATCTTCCGCCTGGGCGATACCAACAGCCTCTACGTCAGCCGATATGCTGCGCCGGAGCTATGGCAGGGGAACCGGCCTCAACCCGCGTCAGATCAATATTCGCTGGCCTGCCTGGCGTATGAATTGTTCACCGGGGAATTGCCTTTTTCCGGGCAGTCGATATATACGCTTATGAAACAGCACACAGAAGATGCTGTGATGCCACCTCGTTTCGTCCGGCCAGAGCTGCCGGATACGCTGACGATCCCCTTCTGGCGAGCGCTCGCCAAGCCTATGGAAGAGCGTTATGGTAACGTAGGCGAATTTGTAGATGATTTAAGAGAAGCGCTGCCAGATGTGGCGCGCGATGTTAGCCCATTCTTCACAGAACCCCTCTAG
- a CDS encoding PLP-dependent aminotransferase family protein, which translates to MMSTELGIVLDRESEEPIYKQLIRHIKMQIESGDLASGTRLPASRELAKDINVSRISVVNAYAELRAEGYLSAHAGRGTFVSRDGQSVAAATNGTLSAAATTRAMHDYSIRDMMKLARRPGIINFSHGAPSPEFFPMHHLQSAINAVLDRDGPSALLYERPEGYGPLRVAVRDYISALGIMCSVDNVLITGGAQQALDLVVQSLVSENETIVVASPTYIGMLDVARARRVQVHSVPMDEDGIRLDCLEYYLMENNPRLIYVMPTFQNPTGKVMPLHRRRQLLNLANDYGVPVLEDAVYHEFRFEGEAVPPLKALDTTDNVIHVSAYTKMLLPGMRIGYLVATNNQFERLVRVKQAADISTSGLNQRVIHLMIQRGVIAQQLERNNRELRRRRDAALEAAHKYFPAGMQWEVPQGGIYLWATLPPNGPTAAELFITAVQKQVSFAIGNVFFVNGRGARNIRLNYGMQRPELIDEGFRRLGEAWRELADKYSEIESTPLL; encoded by the coding sequence ATGATGTCTACCGAGTTGGGGATCGTTTTAGACCGTGAGAGCGAAGAGCCAATATATAAACAGCTTATTCGTCACATTAAAATGCAGATTGAAAGTGGTGATTTAGCGTCGGGCACTCGCCTCCCTGCTAGCCGCGAACTCGCCAAAGACATTAATGTCAGTCGTATTAGCGTCGTCAACGCATATGCGGAGTTACGAGCAGAAGGCTATTTAAGTGCCCATGCGGGTCGCGGCACGTTTGTCTCTCGCGATGGGCAATCCGTCGCCGCCGCAACCAATGGGACGCTTTCCGCAGCGGCAACAACACGCGCCATGCACGATTATTCGATCCGCGATATGATGAAGCTCGCACGTCGCCCCGGCATCATTAATTTTAGCCATGGGGCACCCTCGCCTGAGTTCTTCCCCATGCATCACCTACAGAGTGCTATTAATGCCGTGTTGGATCGTGATGGCCCGTCCGCACTCTTATATGAACGTCCTGAGGGATATGGCCCCCTGCGCGTGGCTGTGCGCGATTATATTAGCGCACTAGGTATTATGTGCAGCGTGGATAATGTTCTCATTACAGGCGGTGCTCAGCAAGCGCTCGACCTGGTGGTGCAGTCGCTTGTTTCAGAGAATGAGACGATTGTCGTTGCCTCGCCAACCTATATCGGTATGCTCGACGTAGCCAGGGCGCGTCGTGTCCAGGTGCATTCCGTGCCAATGGACGAAGACGGCATCCGCTTGGACTGCCTGGAATATTATTTGATGGAGAATAATCCACGGCTGATTTATGTCATGCCGACATTCCAGAACCCGACGGGTAAGGTCATGCCGTTGCATCGCCGCCGCCAATTATTGAACCTGGCGAATGATTATGGTGTGCCAGTGCTGGAAGACGCGGTGTATCATGAATTCCGCTTTGAAGGCGAAGCTGTACCGCCCCTAAAAGCGCTGGATACCACTGATAATGTCATTCACGTCAGCGCTTATACCAAGATGCTGCTGCCCGGTATGCGCATTGGTTACCTCGTCGCGACCAATAATCAGTTTGAGCGACTGGTACGTGTGAAACAGGCAGCGGATATATCCACCTCTGGATTAAACCAGCGTGTGATCCATCTGATGATTCAGCGTGGCGTCATTGCTCAACAGCTTGAACGCAACAATCGGGAGCTGCGTCGGCGGCGTGATGCTGCCCTGGAAGCGGCACACAAATACTTCCCGGCGGGGATGCAGTGGGAAGTGCCCCAGGGCGGTATTTATCTGTGGGCAACCCTGCCACCGAATGGCCCAACTGCCGCGGAATTATTCATCACGGCTGTGCAAAAGCAGGTTTCATTCGCCATTGGCAACGTGTTCTTCGTCAATGGACGTGGTGCACGCAACATCCGCTTGAATTATGGGATGCAGCGGCCTGAGTTGATTGATGAGGGCTTCCGTCGATTGGGCGAAGCATGGCGTGAACTGGCTGATAAATACAGCGAGATTGAGTCGACCCCGCTGCTATAG